A genomic region of Oceanispirochaeta sp. contains the following coding sequences:
- the clpB gene encoding ATP-dependent chaperone ClpB — protein sequence MAAQNFTIKAQEAIAESARLAEKYNHSIIDEEHLLLSLMNQSDGVIPPLMDRLGIHKESLQDELVKILSSKPRAYGDNFEATASPAFRKILIKAEQEASGLKDEFVSTEHLLLALVGSQGIGNSLLKGYGVNKDVILKALVSVRGSQRVTNDNPESQYQVLDRYCRDLTALARKDKLDPVIGRDEEIRRVMQVLSRRTKNNPVLIGEPGVGKTAIAEGLALRIVRGDVPDSLKDKQILALDLGSLVAGAKFRGEFEERLKAVIKEITDADGRIILFIDELHSIMGAGAAEGSTDASNLLKPALARGELRTIGATTLDEYRKHIEKDPAFERRFQQVYTAEPSVEDSITILRGIKERYEVHHGVRIRDEALISAAVLSDRYITSRFLPDKAIDLIDEAASRLKMEIESQPVELDRLERKILQLEIERQSLAAEPDEASKERLAVISKTLGNLQSDRDSLHLQWQNEKNVITGIRDLNSRMDELKREETQFERDGNLAGAAEIKHGTLPQVQIELAAASLELHRIQGEKSLLREEVREEDIARVVSAWTGIPVDKMLSSEKEKYLILEETLTKRVIGQERAVKTVSDAIRRNKSGLSDLGRPLGSFIFLGPTGVGKTELAKTLADFLFNDEKALTRIDMSEYMEKFSVSRLVGAPPGYVGYEEGGQLTEAVRRRPYSVVLFDEIEKAHPDVFNILLQILDDGRLTDSQGRIVNFRNTIIIMTSNLGSSIILDKGSGEETDALLKGLLKSSFKPEFLNRIDDIITFNSLKKEHIRGIVSLLTSQLTERLAEKKMKFDISEEALDWLAEQGFDPAYGARPLRRAVQNLIQNPLSIELLKGNFEEGDTVYCRKEGETLVFNSAP from the coding sequence ATGGCCGCACAGAACTTTACTATAAAGGCTCAGGAAGCGATTGCAGAATCTGCCCGCCTGGCGGAAAAATATAACCACAGCATCATCGATGAAGAGCACCTGCTCCTTTCATTGATGAATCAGAGCGATGGGGTGATACCCCCTCTGATGGACCGTTTGGGAATCCATAAGGAATCTCTTCAGGATGAGCTGGTGAAGATTCTCTCCTCCAAGCCCAGAGCCTATGGTGATAACTTCGAGGCTACCGCCTCTCCGGCCTTTCGTAAAATACTCATAAAAGCCGAACAGGAGGCTTCGGGACTTAAGGATGAGTTCGTCTCCACTGAGCACCTCCTGCTGGCCCTGGTGGGCTCTCAGGGCATCGGAAACAGCCTTCTCAAGGGTTACGGAGTCAATAAAGACGTTATTCTCAAGGCCCTTGTCTCGGTGAGAGGCTCTCAGAGAGTGACAAATGATAATCCGGAGAGCCAGTATCAGGTCCTGGACCGTTACTGCCGGGATCTGACAGCCCTGGCGAGAAAAGATAAGCTCGATCCCGTGATCGGACGGGATGAGGAGATCCGGCGGGTCATGCAGGTCCTGTCCAGAAGGACTAAAAACAATCCGGTTCTGATCGGTGAACCCGGAGTGGGCAAGACAGCCATCGCCGAAGGTCTGGCCCTGAGGATTGTGCGGGGGGATGTTCCCGATTCTCTGAAAGACAAGCAGATCCTGGCTCTGGATCTGGGGTCTCTCGTGGCGGGTGCCAAATTCAGGGGGGAGTTCGAAGAGCGTCTCAAGGCGGTGATTAAGGAAATCACCGATGCCGACGGCCGGATCATCCTCTTTATTGACGAGCTCCACTCCATCATGGGGGCGGGAGCCGCCGAGGGATCTACAGATGCCTCCAACCTGCTCAAACCGGCCCTGGCACGGGGCGAACTGCGGACTATAGGTGCCACCACCCTGGATGAATACCGCAAACACATCGAAAAGGATCCCGCCTTTGAACGCCGTTTTCAGCAGGTCTATACGGCCGAACCCAGTGTGGAAGACTCCATAACCATCCTCCGGGGCATCAAGGAACGCTACGAGGTGCATCACGGTGTCCGTATCCGTGACGAAGCCCTGATCTCCGCCGCAGTCCTTTCCGACCGCTATATCACATCCCGCTTCCTGCCGGACAAGGCCATCGACCTGATTGATGAAGCCGCCAGCCGTCTCAAGATGGAGATCGAGAGTCAGCCTGTCGAACTGGACCGGCTGGAACGGAAGATCCTTCAACTGGAAATTGAAAGACAGTCCCTTGCGGCTGAGCCGGATGAGGCCTCAAAGGAACGGCTGGCCGTCATTTCCAAGACCCTGGGGAACCTCCAGTCAGACCGGGACTCCCTCCACCTGCAATGGCAGAATGAAAAGAATGTCATCACAGGAATCCGGGACCTGAACTCCCGGATGGATGAGCTGAAACGGGAGGAAACTCAGTTTGAAAGAGATGGGAATTTAGCGGGAGCCGCCGAAATCAAGCATGGCACTCTACCTCAGGTCCAGATCGAACTGGCCGCCGCCTCCCTGGAGCTGCATCGGATTCAGGGAGAGAAGAGCCTGCTCCGTGAAGAGGTGAGGGAAGAGGACATTGCCCGGGTTGTCTCAGCCTGGACAGGAATACCCGTAGACAAGATGCTCTCCTCGGAGAAAGAAAAATACCTGATTCTGGAAGAGACCCTGACCAAACGGGTGATCGGTCAGGAACGAGCCGTCAAGACCGTCTCTGACGCCATAAGGCGGAACAAGAGCGGTCTGTCCGATCTGGGCCGGCCTCTGGGTTCCTTTATTTTCCTGGGACCCACAGGGGTTGGAAAAACCGAGTTGGCCAAGACCCTGGCAGACTTTCTGTTCAACGACGAAAAAGCCCTGACAAGAATAGATATGAGCGAATATATGGAAAAATTCTCTGTCTCCCGCCTGGTGGGAGCTCCTCCCGGGTATGTGGGATACGAAGAGGGCGGACAGCTCACAGAAGCCGTCCGGAGAAGACCCTATTCGGTTGTTCTTTTTGATGAGATTGAAAAGGCCCATCCCGATGTATTCAATATTCTCCTCCAGATTCTGGATGACGGAAGATTGACCGACAGTCAGGGACGAATCGTGAACTTCCGCAATACCATCATCATCATGACCAGCAATCTGGGCTCCAGCATCATTCTGGATAAAGGCAGCGGTGAAGAAACCGATGCCCTCCTGAAAGGCCTGTTGAAGAGCAGCTTCAAACCGGAATTCCTGAACAGGATTGATGATATCATCACCTTTAACAGCCTGAAGAAAGAGCACATCCGCGGGATTGTCAGTCTTCTTACATCCCAGCTGA